The Dehalococcoidales bacterium region TGCCTTTAAACCAGTAGAACACTGCGGAGGTAAAAATACGTGCGCATTTTTCTGGATACAGCCAACGTCGAAGAGATTGCCCATGGGGTAAAAATCGGCGTGGTTAGTGGAGTTACTACCAATCCTTCCCTGGTATCAAAAGAAGGTTGCCGGAGCTATCAGGAGCTGGTGCAAAAGATTTGCACTGTAACCTCTGGTGATGTTTCCGTTGAAGTTACAGAAGAAAACGTGGAGGGTATGCTTGCCCAGGCACGGCAGATTTCGAAATGGGCTCCCAATGTCGTGGTAAAAATTCCGGCTACTGAACCGGGGCTTGAAGCCACTTCGATATTGACCAGGGAAGGTATCAGGATTAATATGACCCTTTGTTTTTCATTGAATCAGGCTTTGCTGGCTGCGCTGGCAGGAGCCAGTTATATTAGCCCATTTGTCGGAAGGTTAGATGATATTGGGGAAGACGGTATGGCGCTTATAGCTGATATTGTTAATCTTTATAATCGGCATGCTTATGAAACAAAAGTGCTTGCAGCAAGTATTCGTCATCCCTATCACGTATTGCATGCTGCCAGGGTTGGTGCTCATGTAATTACTATGCCATACAATGTACTAAAACAAATGATTAAACACCCCCTGACCGATATAGGTATTGAGCGCTTTCTTTCAGATTGGCGTCAATCGGGTTCGGCCTTCAGCTAGAGAGGTAAATATGGAAATCAGTCAATTGGAAAATAAAACTCGCGAAGAGTTACTTGAAATTGCTAAAGAAAGCGGACTTTCGAATTATACCAGTTTGAAGAAGCAGGATATTGTTCTGCGTCTTCTTAAGGCTAGTGCCGAACAGCAAGGCAACTTGTTCTGCAATGGCATCCTGGATATTATGGCCGACGGTTATGGATTTTTAAGGCAGGAGAGTTTGCTTCCCGGTAATTCCGATATATATGTCTCGCAATCTCAGATTCGACGTTTTGGATTACGCACTGGTGACATGGTAATAGGCCAGGGCAGACCAGCCAAGGCTGGAGAGAAATATTTTAGCCTGCTAAGGGTAGAGGCGATAAACGGACTTGATCCGGAACAAGCCAAGGGCAGGCCGCATTTTGGATCTCTGACTCCGACTTATCCGGATGAACTCGTTGATCTTGAAACCTCACCGGCCAATCTCTCGACTCGTCTGATAAATCTGATTGCCCCGATCGGCAGAGGGCAGCGCGGGCTTATCGTGTCCCCTCCTAAAGCTGGAAAAACGATGTTGTTAAAAGCCATCGCTAATGCGGTTACTGCTAAATATAACGACATTCATCTGATGGTATGTCTTATCGGGGAGAGACCTGAAGAAGTTACCGACATGAAACGTTCTGTTAGGGGCGAGGTAATTAGTGCCACCTTTGATGAAGCAGTTGAAAACCAGACCAGAGTGAGCGAGCTTGCACTGGAAAGAGCTAAACGACTAGTTGAGGGCGGTAAAGACGTTTTCATTTTGCTTGACGGTATTACCCGTCTTACCAGGGCATACAACTTGGCAATGCCTTCTAGCGGCCGCACCTTGTCTGGCGGACTTGATCCAGCAGCTTTGCATCCGGCCAAACGCTTTTTTGGAGCCGCTCGCAATGTTGATGAAGGAGGAAGTCTGACTATTATTGCCACCTGCTTGATAGATACCGGCTCTCGAATGGATGATCTTATCTATGAAGAGTTCAAGGGTACGGGCAACATGGAATTGCACCTTGATCGCAAACTGGCCGAGCGGCACACATTCCCAGCAATTGACATCCTTCGTAGTGGTACACGGCGTGACGATTTGCTTATTGACGAATCAGTGCAGAAGCAAATCTGGTTACTTAAACGCATGATATCTATGATGTCATCTGACTCGGTGAATTCAACTGAAACCACTGAGCGCATTCTTGAGCGAATGGCTAGAACCAGCAGCAACGCTGAATTTTTAACCAAACTGGGCAAGGATTCGGCTTAAAAACAAGTAAGGGCGGTTTCCAATCCGGAGCCGCCCATTTTTGTTTACTATCATGCCTTGGGAAGTAAAAGCTTTAATTGAGTATTTCCCGGGAATTCTGTTATACTCTTAAGTCGCGCCCCCATCGTCTAGAGGACTAGGACAGCGGCCTTTCAAGCCGTCAACAGGGATTCGAATTCCCTTGGGGGCATTTACTTTAATCCTTTTGTTTTTATTCCCAAACACCAGAGCCATTAGTAATTTATATTTGCGGTTTTTTATCTCTCAAGGGTTTGAGTAGATATTCCAGACCGTTTACTTTAATCTCATAGATACTTGATAGCAAAAATCCCAGCTTCCCCGATGGAAAACCATTACGACTAAACCAAACCAGATATGGTTCCGGCAGATCGCACAGTAAACACCCTTTATACTTTCCATACGGCATATGTGTGTTTGCCAGCTCCAGAAGCACCCGTGAATTACTCGTGTTGTATTTATCCTGCTCCATTCAGTTATCCGGCAGGAATTGTGTCTGTCTTCATAGAAAGCGCAATCCTTTTAAGTTTTGCATCTATATCTAATACTGTTACCGTTACTGCCTGGTTGACACTTACTATATCAGCAGGGTTTCTTACAAAGCTATCTGCAAGCTGGGAAATATGCACCAGGCCGTCCTGGTGGACGCCTATATCAACAAACGCTCCAAAATTGGTGACATTGGTGACAATTCCGGCTAGTTTCATGCCGGGCTTGAGGTCTGCGATCGTGCGGATAGAACTGTCGAAACAGATGCTCTCGAATTTTTGACGTGGATCTCGTCCAGGCCTGGCGAGCTCGGTCAGGATGTCATTTATTGTCGGCAGTCCGTGTTTATCGCTGATGTATTTCTCTGACTGTATCAAGCTGCGTTTGTCTTCGTGGTGTATCAGGCTGATTACACTACAGCCAGAATCTGCAGCCATACGATCTACGATGGCATAGCTTTCCGGGTGGACTCCACTTGCATCTAAAGGATTTTCACTTTCGTCTATCCGTAAAAATCCGGCAGCAAGCTCAAAGGCTTTCGCACCCAGCCGCGGTACTTTTTTAAGCTCTTCCCGGCTGCGGAAAGGGCCATTTTCTCGGCGATATCTGATAATATTGGCGGCAAGGGCTGGGCCGAGTCCGGAAACATAGGTGAGTAGCTGCTGGCTGGCGTTGTTGACCTTGACGCCTACTTCATTAACACAACTCATAACGGTTTCGTCCAGCTTGTCTTTTAACTTAACCTGATCAACATCATGCTGGTATTGGCCTATACCTATAGCTTTTGGATCGATCTTGACGAGTTCTGCCAGCGGGTCCTGGAGACGCCTGCCAATCGATACTGCTCCGCGAACAGTTATGTCGTGATGGGGAAATTCTTCGCGGGCAATGGCAGAAGCAGAGTACACCGACGCACCCCCCTCATTTACTATTACTACCGGAATGTTTGCCGGTATTTGTAGCGAGTGGATAAAATCAGCCGTTTCCCTGCTTGCGGTGCCGTTACCAATAGCGATAGCCTCTATATCGTAGTGTTCGATCATCTCCTGTACAATATGCGAGGCTTGTCTGGAGATTTCTTCTGATCTACCAATATATATCACAGCATCTGCCATCAATCCTCCCTGCCGGTCAATAGCTGCCAACTTACAACCGGTGCGGTAGCCGGGATCAATAGCCAGCACTGAACGTTGTCCAAGGGGAGGAGACATCAGAGTGTTTCGCAGATTACGGGCAAAAACTTTCAGCGCTTCTTCGTCTGCGCGTTCCTTTATTTGTTTACGAATATCATTTTCAATCGAGGGGGACAACAGCCGGGAGTAAGAGTCTTTTATGGCATTATCTACCTGTTCACAGGATAACCCGCTGCCCCTTATGAATAGGCTTCGAAGCAGGGACAGAGCCTTAAATTCGGGAGGCTGGATTTTGATTTTTAAAAAACCTTCGCTTTCGCCTCTCAACATGGCAAGCACACGATGCGAAGGGGCTTTTTTTATTGGCTCCTGCCAATCGAAATAGTTACTGTATTTAAGGCCTTCTTCTTCCTTGCCTTTGGCTACTTTGGATTCGATAATTCCTTCCTGGAAAAACAGGCGCCGTATAAGCCTGCGAGCATTGGCATCTTCGCTTATCCATTCGGCGATAATATCGCGTGCGCCGGCAACGGCCGCTTCGGCGGTTTCAATACCTTTCCCAGGGTCAATATAAGCAAGCGCTTCCTGGCATGGGTTTACGGCCTTCAAGCTGAATATTCTTTCGGCAAGCGGTTCAAGGCCTTTTTCCCTGGCGATTGTTGCCTTGGTCCGTCGTTTGGGGCGGTAAGGCAGATAGATATCCTCAAGCTCGGGCAGAGAGGAGCAGGCATTGACAGTTTCATTCAAACTCTCTGTGAGTACGCCCTGTTCTTCAAGCGATTTTAATACTGCTTCGCGCCGTTTTTCGAGAGCAGCTATACGGATGAGCTCATCCCTGATAGTTGCGATTTTTACTTCATCGAGAGAGCCGGTTTTTTCTTTACGATATCGGGCAATGAAAGGTATGGTTGCCCCTTGTTCCAACAAAGATCCAACCGATTCAACCTGTCGCGAATCAACTCCGGTTGCCCTGGCAATCTGTTCAATAAGGTCACTGCGCACTGAAAAAACACCTCAGAATGTATATATGTCAGGCTAATTCTACTACAGTGCACTGATGTCCACCAAAGCAAGCATTTGTTACCCTAACGCCAGATGGTTTCCGGTACTTCAACAGCAATCGGGC contains the following coding sequences:
- a CDS encoding DUF3820 family protein, which encodes MEQDKYNTSNSRVLLELANTHMPYGKYKGCLLCDLPEPYLVWFSRNGFPSGKLGFLLSSIYEIKVNGLEYLLKPLRDKKPQI
- the fsa gene encoding fructose-6-phosphate aldolase, yielding MRIFLDTANVEEIAHGVKIGVVSGVTTNPSLVSKEGCRSYQELVQKICTVTSGDVSVEVTEENVEGMLAQARQISKWAPNVVVKIPATEPGLEATSILTREGIRINMTLCFSLNQALLAALAGASYISPFVGRLDDIGEDGMALIADIVNLYNRHAYETKVLAASIRHPYHVLHAARVGAHVITMPYNVLKQMIKHPLTDIGIERFLSDWRQSGSAFS
- the rho gene encoding transcription termination factor Rho — encoded protein: MEISQLENKTREELLEIAKESGLSNYTSLKKQDIVLRLLKASAEQQGNLFCNGILDIMADGYGFLRQESLLPGNSDIYVSQSQIRRFGLRTGDMVIGQGRPAKAGEKYFSLLRVEAINGLDPEQAKGRPHFGSLTPTYPDELVDLETSPANLSTRLINLIAPIGRGQRGLIVSPPKAGKTMLLKAIANAVTAKYNDIHLMVCLIGERPEEVTDMKRSVRGEVISATFDEAVENQTRVSELALERAKRLVEGGKDVFILLDGITRLTRAYNLAMPSSGRTLSGGLDPAALHPAKRFFGAARNVDEGGSLTIIATCLIDTGSRMDDLIYEEFKGTGNMELHLDRKLAERHTFPAIDILRSGTRRDDLLIDESVQKQIWLLKRMISMMSSDSVNSTETTERILERMARTSSNAEFLTKLGKDSA
- a CDS encoding Tex family protein — encoded protein: MRSDLIEQIARATGVDSRQVESVGSLLEQGATIPFIARYRKEKTGSLDEVKIATIRDELIRIAALEKRREAVLKSLEEQGVLTESLNETVNACSSLPELEDIYLPYRPKRRTKATIAREKGLEPLAERIFSLKAVNPCQEALAYIDPGKGIETAEAAVAGARDIIAEWISEDANARRLIRRLFFQEGIIESKVAKGKEEEGLKYSNYFDWQEPIKKAPSHRVLAMLRGESEGFLKIKIQPPEFKALSLLRSLFIRGSGLSCEQVDNAIKDSYSRLLSPSIENDIRKQIKERADEEALKVFARNLRNTLMSPPLGQRSVLAIDPGYRTGCKLAAIDRQGGLMADAVIYIGRSEEISRQASHIVQEMIEHYDIEAIAIGNGTASRETADFIHSLQIPANIPVVIVNEGGASVYSASAIAREEFPHHDITVRGAVSIGRRLQDPLAELVKIDPKAIGIGQYQHDVDQVKLKDKLDETVMSCVNEVGVKVNNASQQLLTYVSGLGPALAANIIRYRRENGPFRSREELKKVPRLGAKAFELAAGFLRIDESENPLDASGVHPESYAIVDRMAADSGCSVISLIHHEDKRSLIQSEKYISDKHGLPTINDILTELARPGRDPRQKFESICFDSSIRTIADLKPGMKLAGIVTNVTNFGAFVDIGVHQDGLVHISQLADSFVRNPADIVSVNQAVTVTVLDIDAKLKRIALSMKTDTIPAG